A section of the Stenotrophomonas acidaminiphila genome encodes:
- a CDS encoding anti-sigma B factor antagonist: MASDATARVEGDALHLAGTLDRAAAVALWPQLLRQVGGLRRLDLNAVERVDSAGVALLAELSARMRSNGGATIVGAPVGLDELRAAYRLSPDLDFNASSAEH; this comes from the coding sequence GTGGCAAGTGACGCCACCGCACGCGTCGAGGGCGACGCCCTGCACCTGGCCGGCACGCTGGACCGCGCCGCGGCGGTGGCGCTGTGGCCGCAGTTGCTGCGCCAGGTGGGCGGGCTGCGCCGGCTCGACCTGAACGCCGTCGAGCGCGTGGACAGCGCCGGGGTGGCGCTGCTGGCCGAGCTGTCTGCACGCATGCGTAGCAATGGCGGCGCTACCATCGTCGGCGCACCGGTGGGCCTGGACGAGCTGCGCGCGGCGTACCGGCTGTCACCGGACCTGGATTTCAACGCCTCTTCGGCGGAACACTGA
- a CDS encoding antitermination protein NusB — MTAGNSGGFAVGWFTLALINAGLAQGKGRSGMNWGLLSLLLGPLATLLLVLQASRHPDGS; from the coding sequence ATGACGGCAGGCAATTCCGGTGGGTTCGCGGTCGGCTGGTTCACCCTGGCGCTCATCAACGCCGGGCTCGCCCAGGGCAAGGGACGCAGTGGCATGAACTGGGGGCTGCTGTCGCTGCTGCTTGGCCCGCTCGCCACGCTGTTGCTGGTGCTCCAGGCATCCCGGCACCCGGACGGCAGTTGA
- a CDS encoding ABC transporter permease → MPFVSSIRSLGRAGLFSLTVLRGSLPTPDFLAELTREIYKIGARSLPIIAVGGAFVGLVLTLQGYRTLTTFGAADALSTLLGLSLYRELAPVLTALLFIGRAGSSIAAELGLMRATDQIKALELMAIDPVAKAVAPRFWAAVLTVPLLTGVFCSLAITGGWFEAVKVLGQDNGTFWSGLRSSVDFWDDFAVALLKSAIFGGTAALVAAYVGFHAEPTIEGTSVATTRAVVNASLLVLMFNFVLSALMFH, encoded by the coding sequence ATGCCGTTCGTGTCCTCGATCCGCTCGCTGGGCCGCGCCGGCCTGTTCTCGCTGACGGTGCTGCGCGGCTCGCTGCCGACGCCCGATTTCCTCGCCGAGCTGACCCGCGAGATCTACAAGATCGGCGCGCGCTCGCTGCCGATCATCGCCGTGGGCGGCGCCTTCGTCGGCCTGGTGCTGACCCTGCAGGGCTACCGCACGCTGACCACCTTCGGCGCCGCCGATGCGCTGTCCACCCTGCTCGGGCTGTCGCTGTACCGCGAACTGGCGCCGGTGCTGACCGCGCTGCTGTTCATCGGCCGCGCCGGCAGTTCCATTGCCGCCGAGCTGGGGCTGATGCGTGCCACCGACCAGATCAAGGCACTGGAACTGATGGCCATCGACCCAGTGGCCAAGGCGGTGGCCCCCCGCTTCTGGGCAGCGGTGCTGACCGTGCCGCTGCTGACCGGCGTGTTCTGTTCGCTGGCCATCACCGGCGGCTGGTTCGAGGCGGTGAAGGTGCTGGGCCAGGACAACGGCACGTTCTGGTCGGGGCTGCGCAGCAGCGTCGATTTCTGGGACGACTTCGCCGTGGCGCTGCTCAAGTCGGCGATCTTCGGCGGCACCGCCGCATTGGTCGCCGCCTATGTCGGCTTCCACGCCGAACCCACCATCGAAGGCACCTCGGTGGCCACCACCCGCGCGGTGGTGAATGCCTCGCTGCTGGTGCTGATGTTCAACTTCGTGCTTTCCGCACTGATGTTCCATTGA
- a CDS encoding recombinase RmuC: MQTETLILAGLLLAVIVLLVFLFRRIGGNGHAEALARDLDAERQRANAAAIDAGQLRGRLESLAAEMEHERREQAEQARQLAALNQRIEREATQSAEAAVRLAEREAALADARAQLAELSASLERERQALHAARADSARLQAELQHARQAQEQLRDWIAAARENLSGAFTELAAKVFDEKGQQFEKNVRLATGQSRADIETLLKPFADKLGEFRQRVDTLYGEEARERASLLGAVGELKTLNQDMAAQAAALTSALKGSAKVRGDWGELMLDNVLRGSGLEEGIHYERQAHATTDEGDSLRPDVVVRFPDQRAVVIDSKVNLIAWQEAMNAATPEQQDEALRRHAIGLRQHVKDLGDKNYPKAIGGDALDVTIAFVPIEGALSAALGVDMDLQSYAFDRRVVFASPNTLMALLRVTERLWTRDKVQRQALEISDTGGKVLDALVAFLAEFDMVGRKLEEAGKAFAQARNRLTESPQSVSNRARRLAELGSKARKALPPELQPESVRALTDGMTGDDATATD; encoded by the coding sequence ATGCAAACCGAAACCCTGATCCTGGCCGGCCTGCTGCTGGCCGTCATCGTGCTGCTGGTGTTCCTGTTCCGTCGCATTGGCGGCAACGGGCACGCCGAAGCGCTCGCCCGCGACCTGGACGCCGAACGCCAGCGCGCCAACGCCGCCGCCATCGACGCCGGCCAGCTGCGCGGGCGCCTGGAATCGCTGGCCGCGGAAATGGAACACGAGCGTCGCGAACAGGCCGAGCAGGCCCGCCAGCTGGCCGCCCTGAACCAGCGCATCGAACGCGAAGCCACGCAATCGGCCGAGGCCGCGGTGCGCCTGGCCGAGCGCGAGGCGGCGCTGGCCGACGCCCGCGCGCAGCTCGCCGAACTGAGCGCGTCGCTGGAACGCGAGCGCCAGGCCCTGCACGCCGCGCGGGCCGACAGCGCGCGCCTGCAGGCCGAGCTGCAGCATGCGCGACAGGCGCAGGAACAGCTGCGCGACTGGATCGCCGCGGCGCGCGAGAACCTGTCCGGCGCCTTCACCGAACTGGCCGCCAAGGTGTTCGACGAGAAGGGCCAGCAGTTCGAGAAGAACGTGCGCCTGGCCACCGGCCAGTCGCGCGCCGACATCGAGACCCTGCTCAAGCCGTTCGCCGACAAGCTGGGCGAGTTCCGGCAGCGGGTGGACACCCTGTACGGTGAAGAGGCGCGCGAGCGCGCCAGCCTGCTCGGCGCGGTGGGTGAGCTCAAGACCCTCAACCAGGACATGGCGGCGCAGGCCGCCGCGCTGACCAGCGCGCTGAAGGGCAGCGCCAAGGTGCGTGGCGACTGGGGCGAACTGATGCTCGACAACGTGCTGCGCGGTTCCGGCCTGGAAGAGGGCATCCACTACGAGCGCCAGGCGCATGCCACCACCGACGAAGGCGACAGCCTGCGCCCGGACGTGGTGGTGCGTTTCCCCGACCAGCGCGCGGTGGTGATCGACAGCAAGGTCAACCTCATCGCCTGGCAGGAAGCGATGAACGCGGCCACGCCCGAGCAGCAGGACGAAGCCCTGCGCCGCCATGCCATCGGCCTGCGCCAGCACGTCAAGGACCTGGGCGACAAGAACTACCCCAAGGCCATCGGCGGTGACGCACTGGACGTGACCATCGCCTTCGTCCCGATCGAAGGCGCGCTCTCGGCCGCGCTCGGCGTGGACATGGACCTGCAGTCCTATGCGTTCGATCGCCGCGTGGTGTTCGCTTCGCCGAACACGCTGATGGCGCTGCTGCGCGTTACCGAGCGGCTGTGGACGCGCGACAAGGTGCAGCGCCAGGCGCTGGAGATCAGCGACACCGGCGGCAAGGTGCTCGACGCGCTGGTCGCCTTCCTGGCCGAGTTCGACATGGTTGGCAGGAAGCTGGAGGAGGCGGGCAAGGCCTTTGCCCAGGCGCGCAACCGCCTCACCGAGTCGCCGCAGTCGGTGTCCAACCGCGCCCGCCGCCTGGCCGAACTCGGCAGCAAGGCGCGCAAGGCGCTGCCGCCGGAACTGCAGCCGGAGAGCGTGCGCGCCTTGACCGACGGAATGACGGGCGACGATGCCACCGCAACGGACTGA
- a CDS encoding organic solvent ABC transporter: protein MKTRLLTTALAAALLAAAPSLAMAQARPAASAAQPSAAARTVLDASSRILSTLETRRGEFRANPTALRGFIDSELSRGFDRDYAARLVLGVHGRGAADADVKLFADAMADNLMARYGSALLDIQGKPSFRYKGEAALPGNRGVKVSTELVRAGAEPTPVEYLMRNVGGQWKIFDVMIEGISYVQTFKNQFDAPLRQKSIKEVAAELRNGSMQATAGPAPRGK from the coding sequence ATGAAAACCCGACTGCTCACCACCGCGCTCGCCGCGGCCCTGCTCGCCGCCGCCCCGTCGCTGGCGATGGCGCAGGCGCGCCCGGCGGCCAGCGCCGCGCAGCCTTCGGCCGCCGCGCGTACCGTGCTCGACGCCAGCTCGCGCATCCTGTCCACGCTGGAAACCCGCCGCGGCGAGTTCCGCGCCAACCCGACCGCGCTGCGCGGCTTCATCGACAGCGAACTGAGCCGCGGCTTCGACCGCGACTACGCCGCCCGCCTGGTGCTGGGCGTGCATGGCCGCGGCGCGGCCGATGCCGACGTCAAGCTGTTCGCCGACGCGATGGCCGACAACCTGATGGCCCGCTACGGCTCGGCCCTGCTCGACATCCAGGGCAAGCCCAGCTTCCGCTACAAGGGCGAGGCCGCGCTGCCGGGCAACCGTGGCGTGAAGGTGTCGACCGAACTGGTGCGCGCCGGCGCCGAGCCGACCCCGGTCGAATACCTGATGCGCAACGTCGGCGGCCAGTGGAAGATCTTCGACGTGATGATCGAAGGCATCTCCTACGTGCAGACCTTCAAGAACCAGTTCGACGCCCCGCTGCGGCAGAAGTCGATCAAGGAAGTGGCGGCCGAACTGCGCAACGGCAGCATGCAGGCCACCGCGGGCCCGGCACCCCGTGGCAAGTGA
- a CDS encoding glutathione peroxidase, producing the protein MATAIQDIPLTTLDGAPASLGDYRGKVLLLVNVASKCGLTPQYEGLEKLYREKKDAGLEVLGFPANNFNGQEPGSEDEIRQFCSLTYDVTFPMFAKISVAGADVHPLYQQLIAAQPVATGEGPMREKLVGFGIEPNPAPGILWNFEKFLVGKDGQVIGRFSPDTTADDAGLRAAIDAALAA; encoded by the coding sequence ATGGCTACCGCCATCCAGGACATCCCCCTGACCACCCTCGACGGCGCCCCGGCCTCGCTGGGCGACTACCGCGGAAAGGTGCTGCTGCTGGTCAACGTCGCCTCCAAGTGCGGGCTGACGCCGCAGTACGAAGGGCTGGAGAAGCTCTACCGCGAGAAGAAGGACGCCGGGCTGGAGGTGCTGGGTTTCCCGGCCAACAACTTCAACGGCCAGGAGCCGGGCAGCGAGGACGAGATCCGGCAGTTCTGCTCGCTCACCTACGACGTGACCTTCCCCATGTTCGCCAAGATCAGCGTCGCCGGCGCCGACGTGCACCCGCTGTACCAGCAGCTGATCGCGGCGCAGCCGGTGGCGACCGGCGAAGGCCCGATGCGCGAGAAGCTGGTCGGCTTCGGCATCGAACCCAACCCGGCGCCGGGCATCCTGTGGAATTTCGAGAAGTTCCTGGTCGGCAAGGACGGGCAGGTCATCGGCCGCTTCTCGCCGGATACCACCGCCGATGACGCCGGCCTGCGCGCGGCGATCGATGCCGCGCTCGCGGCCTGA